Proteins encoded within one genomic window of Flavobacterium sp. NG2:
- a CDS encoding arylsulfatase, with protein MNKILLITAIALLCTFVKAQKRANKPNIVYILADDMGIGDVSGLNPDSKIKTPNIDKLIKNGMTFTDAHTTSSVCTPSRYSIMTGEYSWRTKLKARVLDGYSKAIIDKNKDTAPKLLQRNGYETAIIGKWHLGWNWEIEGKDNLEMDPENPYQFKEDISKKVDYNKPFAGGPIDCGFDYFFGLNASLDFPPYVFSKNNKLITIPNATLPSQGKRTDFPDGKKNDLEGGQLMMRKGVKAKDFEAKNVMLALTKRSVNYIEDYSSNKPFFLYISLTAPHTPVLPRDEFLGKSKAGIYGDFIQELDWTVGQIVSAIKEKGVEGNTIIIFTADNGSSKSSFPEEFEEVFGHKPSRELRGRKSSLFQGGHTVPFIVQWKKEIKANTKNSTTISLGDLYATCADLVNTKTDSNQGVDSYSILPLLKGKRDYKREASVYTNFAGQFSIRKDDWKLDLSPKKENNYLFNLAIDPSEKNNLYFDNAYAEKRKELTATLNKIVLNGRSTNGETLKNEGPEIWNELFWLKR; from the coding sequence ATGAATAAAATACTTTTAATTACAGCCATAGCTCTTCTTTGCACTTTTGTTAAAGCACAAAAACGGGCTAACAAGCCAAACATCGTTTATATTTTAGCAGATGATATGGGAATTGGTGATGTATCAGGATTAAATCCCGACTCCAAAATTAAAACACCAAACATTGATAAGCTGATCAAAAACGGGATGACCTTTACAGATGCGCATACTACATCTTCTGTATGTACACCTTCTCGTTACAGTATTATGACTGGCGAATACTCTTGGAGAACTAAATTAAAAGCGAGGGTTTTAGATGGTTATTCTAAAGCAATTATTGATAAAAATAAAGATACCGCTCCAAAATTACTGCAAAGAAATGGCTACGAAACAGCTATAATTGGTAAATGGCATTTGGGCTGGAACTGGGAAATTGAAGGCAAAGATAATTTAGAAATGGATCCTGAAAACCCATATCAATTTAAAGAAGATATTAGTAAAAAAGTTGATTATAACAAGCCCTTTGCTGGTGGACCAATAGATTGTGGTTTCGATTATTTCTTTGGATTAAATGCATCGTTAGATTTTCCTCCCTATGTTTTTTCCAAAAATAATAAACTCATTACAATACCTAATGCAACATTGCCATCACAAGGCAAAAGAACAGATTTTCCAGATGGTAAAAAAAATGATTTGGAAGGCGGGCAACTTATGATGCGAAAAGGCGTGAAAGCTAAAGATTTTGAGGCTAAGAATGTGATGTTGGCGTTAACCAAACGTTCTGTAAATTACATAGAAGACTATAGTTCAAACAAACCTTTCTTTTTATACATTTCTTTAACGGCACCGCATACACCAGTTTTACCAAGAGACGAATTCTTAGGTAAAAGTAAAGCTGGTATTTATGGAGATTTTATACAGGAACTAGATTGGACAGTTGGACAAATTGTTTCTGCCATAAAAGAGAAAGGAGTTGAAGGTAATACTATCATTATTTTTACAGCAGATAATGGATCTTCTAAATCTTCTTTCCCAGAAGAATTTGAGGAAGTTTTTGGTCATAAACCAAGTCGAGAATTGCGAGGACGAAAGTCATCGCTATTTCAAGGAGGACATACAGTGCCTTTTATTGTGCAATGGAAAAAAGAAATTAAAGCCAATACAAAAAACAGCACTACAATTTCGTTAGGTGATTTGTATGCCACCTGTGCTGATTTAGTAAATACTAAAACCGACTCCAATCAAGGTGTCGATAGCTATAGTATTTTGCCGTTATTAAAAGGTAAAAGAGATTATAAACGAGAAGCATCAGTTTACACTAATTTTGCAGGTCAATTTTCAATTAGAAAAGACGATTGGAAGTTGGATTTAAGCCCTAAAAAAGAGAACAACTATTTGTTTAATCTAGCTATAGATCCTTCAGAAAAAAACAACCTTTATTTTGATAATGCTTACGCAGAAAAAAGAAAAGAACTGACTGCCACATTAAATAAAATTGTTTTAAATGGAAGAAGTACTAACGGCGAGACATTAAAAAACGAAGGTCCTGAAATTTGGAATGAATTATTTTGGTTAAAAAGATAA
- a CDS encoding metallophosphoesterase family protein, with protein sequence MNRKVVLIITFLLIIVACKPTIDNSSTTVKIIPFGEKPGLLRQPYLQMASPTGITITWKTTAITKNCYVEFQEKNQFAKTVVKGNIVNHEGNILNEVALINLKPSTTYYYNIYSNGHLLASGLEYYFTSAPNNNKTAFSFYALGDIGAEEKSSFASEPASRIKELEKKPDFGLGLGDIVYPKGESKNYDNHLFKPFQEVFKNTPFYPVTGNHDWLSDPEKNFEKEWHLPGNEHYYSYTYSNTLFIGLDSSNGNFYKVEEQISWLKNTLEVNKNKYDWIIVYLHHNGKSCTYKEDYEHVKALYKIFANNGVDLVLNGHAHTYERLKPFDFEGNVDASIKNQNQYTNLKNRFISITIGAGGKIEKKWKVNINDPKNCPDGTIVAHSEHVPSFGLISINGRKLNFEGINSLTGKKFDDFSITK encoded by the coding sequence ATGAATAGAAAAGTTGTGTTAATTATTACATTTTTATTAATAATAGTAGCGTGTAAGCCTACTATTGATAATTCTTCAACTACAGTTAAAATTATACCTTTTGGAGAAAAACCAGGTTTATTACGTCAGCCTTATTTGCAAATGGCAAGCCCCACAGGAATTACAATTACTTGGAAAACGACAGCAATTACAAAAAATTGTTATGTAGAATTTCAAGAGAAAAATCAATTCGCAAAAACAGTTGTAAAAGGCAATATAGTTAATCATGAAGGCAACATACTCAATGAGGTTGCACTTATTAACTTAAAACCGTCAACAACTTATTATTATAACATATACTCAAATGGTCATTTGCTAGCAAGTGGTTTGGAGTATTATTTTACTAGTGCACCTAATAATAATAAAACTGCATTTAGTTTTTATGCTTTAGGAGATATTGGTGCAGAAGAAAAATCAAGTTTTGCAAGCGAACCTGCTTCTCGAATAAAAGAATTAGAAAAAAAACCAGATTTTGGACTTGGATTAGGAGATATTGTATATCCTAAAGGTGAAAGTAAAAATTATGACAATCATTTATTTAAGCCCTTTCAGGAAGTTTTTAAAAATACTCCTTTTTATCCAGTTACAGGAAATCACGATTGGTTATCAGACCCAGAAAAGAATTTTGAAAAGGAATGGCATTTGCCAGGAAATGAGCATTATTACAGTTATACTTATTCTAATACTTTATTTATTGGATTAGACTCTAGTAATGGTAATTTTTATAAAGTTGAGGAACAAATATCTTGGTTAAAAAACACTTTAGAAGTAAATAAAAACAAGTATGATTGGATTATCGTATACTTGCATCACAATGGAAAAAGCTGCACATATAAAGAAGATTATGAACACGTAAAAGCATTGTACAAAATCTTTGCAAATAATGGTGTCGATTTAGTTTTAAATGGTCATGCACATACCTACGAGCGTTTAAAACCTTTTGATTTCGAAGGAAATGTCGATGCTTCTATTAAAAATCAAAACCAATACACAAATTTAAAAAACAGATTCATTTCTATAACTATTGGTGCTGGTGGAAAAATAGAAAAGAAATGGAAAGTAAACATTAATGACCCTAAAAATTGTCCAGATGGAACAATAGTTGCGCATTCTGAGCATGTTCCAAGTTTTGGATTGATTTCAATAAATGGGAGAAAACTTAATTTTGAAGGAATCAATTCTCTTACAGGAAAGAAGTTTGATGATTTTTCTATAACTAAATAG
- a CDS encoding DNRLRE domain-containing protein, with protein sequence MKKITIFIFALLLSFHYFYAQTTTVTKQNTLIKSNHNFGLTNPVYNQNSPMTYDPSQVSSKGAAFSINYTNQGGTSFDGYPSGTIGGYKAGGTYSPGNVNTCGMPVQIQDLTDNLRINWKTSQANANDSDDKWWATINVIFDSGTSTSEPDPDARDYDLVIQNVSYMQDDLTDFINPGGRYWYFAREGTPDPVTGIKPIKPFTLYINGVAYSWAVRYKFFDYPAGHPEVDKNDKVHIKFIPIDNSAPIPYLDHSLKQFIDCTKNYIAYVQLNPAELTLANQKVGESTLWIKSISAGYEIYEGASTLNNDYFYTTIDNTAPNALTNLTGIKQSGTAVLNWDASTDTAFDTYSIYRSDNGGAYNLIASDIRINNYTDNTVTTLSYNYYITAKDRSFNESNASNIVNLDFTPLTTTLTAIDDAYVRNGTYSDINYGTTQNIQVRETTSNSNTRNSYLKFNLTGISNIISAKLIVTNTGTNGDVNVSEVSNDNWSENTITWNTKPNINSTLGSYSFNNSGNFDLDVTNYIINELQGDKTASFALTGSTTNYMQISSKEGAVAPQLVILYKNDGSTAKQTIVSKQLINNENESFSTESDIVLYPNPTERTLNLQINNPDTNNGKIEVYDSLGRLTQKSAITSSQMSFDLNGTPGIYILKIENNESVITKRVIKQ encoded by the coding sequence ATGAAAAAAATTACCATTTTCATTTTCGCATTGTTGTTGTCGTTTCATTATTTTTATGCACAAACGACCACTGTTACAAAACAAAACACATTAATTAAATCCAATCACAATTTTGGGCTCACTAATCCTGTTTACAACCAGAACTCCCCTATGACTTATGATCCATCACAAGTAAGTAGTAAAGGAGCTGCGTTTAGTATTAATTATACGAATCAAGGAGGCACCAGTTTTGACGGTTATCCAAGTGGTACAATAGGAGGTTATAAAGCTGGTGGCACTTACTCTCCTGGTAACGTTAATACTTGCGGTATGCCTGTCCAAATTCAAGATTTAACAGACAACCTCAGAATTAATTGGAAAACATCTCAAGCAAATGCCAATGATTCTGACGATAAATGGTGGGCAACCATTAACGTAATTTTTGATAGCGGAACCTCAACATCTGAGCCAGATCCAGATGCACGAGATTATGATTTAGTCATCCAAAACGTAAGTTATATGCAAGATGATCTTACTGATTTTATAAATCCTGGAGGTAGGTATTGGTATTTTGCTAGAGAAGGCACACCGGATCCAGTAACAGGAATTAAGCCTATAAAACCTTTTACTCTTTACATTAATGGTGTTGCTTATAGTTGGGCAGTACGTTACAAATTTTTTGACTATCCTGCAGGACATCCTGAGGTAGATAAAAACGATAAAGTACATATCAAATTTATTCCAATTGACAATAGTGCACCTATTCCATATTTAGATCATTCTTTAAAACAATTTATCGATTGTACTAAAAATTACATTGCCTATGTGCAGTTAAATCCTGCAGAATTGACTTTAGCAAACCAAAAAGTAGGTGAAAGTACCTTATGGATAAAATCAATTTCAGCAGGTTATGAAATATATGAAGGAGCCTCAACACTTAATAATGATTATTTTTATACGACGATCGACAATACTGCTCCAAATGCTTTAACAAACTTAACTGGAATCAAGCAATCAGGAACTGCAGTATTAAATTGGGATGCATCAACAGATACTGCTTTTGACACTTATTCAATTTATCGATCAGATAATGGTGGAGCTTATAACTTAATAGCATCGGATATAAGAATAAATAACTATACTGATAACACCGTTACAACGCTATCTTATAATTACTATATAACAGCAAAGGATCGTTCATTCAACGAGTCTAACGCATCTAACATAGTAAATTTAGATTTCACACCATTAACGACTACTTTAACAGCAATTGATGATGCATACGTAAGAAATGGTACTTATAGCGATATCAACTATGGCACTACACAAAATATACAAGTAAGAGAAACTACTTCAAATAGTAATACCAGAAATAGTTATTTAAAATTTAATCTAACAGGAATTAGCAATATCATTTCTGCAAAACTTATTGTTACTAATACAGGTACTAATGGTGATGTTAATGTAAGTGAAGTATCAAACGATAATTGGTCTGAAAACACAATTACCTGGAATACCAAACCAAACATAAACAGTACGTTAGGTTCTTATTCATTTAACAATTCTGGAAATTTTGATTTAGATGTTACTAATTACATCATAAATGAGCTACAAGGAGATAAAACAGCTAGTTTTGCTCTAACGGGTTCTACCACTAATTATATGCAAATATCAAGTAAAGAAGGAGCTGTAGCGCCTCAATTAGTAATACTCTATAAAAATGATGGTAGTACAGCTAAACAAACAATTGTCAGCAAGCAACTAATTAATAATGAGAATGAATCTTTTAGCACCGAAAGTGATATTGTTCTATACCCAAATCCCACAGAAAGAACTTTAAATCTTCAAATAAATAATCCGGACACTAACAACGGAAAAATTGAAGTTTATGATAGCCTAGGAAGATTAACTCAAAAAAGTGCTATCACTAGTTCCCAAATGAGTTTTGATTTGAATGGAACACCCGGTATTTATATTTTAAAAATAGAAAACAACGAATCTGTTATTACAAAAAGAGTAATTAAGCAATAA
- a CDS encoding IS4 family transposase, giving the protein MNQGKYVFSQLVEFLPQRVFDRLAAKYLGNKSVKHFTCWNQLLCMIFGQLSARESLRDLIIVIEAHQSKSYHLGFGKNVTRSNLSKANENRNFKIFEEFANHLILIAQDKNSNDTFEIKGNIYAFDSSTIDLCLSVFCWAHFRKTKAGIKLHTLFDVSTQIPVFIHITEANVHDVNAMDVIDYEPFAYYIFDRAYVDYERLFRITKANAYFVVRAKSNVKFKRMYSQKVDKTTGIKYDQIGKIEGFYTSKDYPEKIRKIKFFDCENKKTLIFLTNNFELSAEDIALLYKQRWQVELFFKWIKQHLKVKTFWGTTENAVRIQINVAIITYCLVSIISKDLKINRSTYEILQILSASLLDKTSINELLMKSDYNNVNEQNINQLVFSLF; this is encoded by the coding sequence ATGAATCAGGGTAAATATGTTTTCTCTCAATTGGTTGAATTTCTACCACAGCGTGTTTTTGATAGGTTAGCTGCTAAATATTTAGGCAATAAATCGGTCAAACATTTTACTTGTTGGAATCAATTATTATGTATGATTTTTGGTCAACTTTCAGCTAGAGAAAGTTTAAGAGATTTGATAATTGTTATAGAAGCACATCAATCAAAATCATATCATTTAGGATTTGGCAAAAACGTGACTCGTAGCAATTTATCCAAGGCTAATGAAAATCGCAATTTTAAAATATTTGAGGAGTTTGCTAATCATTTAATATTAATTGCTCAAGATAAAAACAGCAATGATACTTTTGAAATTAAAGGTAATATTTATGCCTTTGACTCTTCAACAATAGATCTATGTTTGAGCGTGTTTTGTTGGGCTCATTTCCGAAAAACCAAAGCTGGAATAAAGTTGCACACTCTTTTTGATGTTAGCACACAGATACCTGTATTTATTCATATTACAGAGGCAAATGTGCACGATGTTAACGCAATGGATGTTATAGATTATGAGCCATTTGCTTATTACATTTTTGACCGAGCGTATGTTGATTATGAACGACTTTTTCGCATTACAAAAGCTAATGCTTACTTTGTAGTTAGAGCAAAATCTAATGTAAAATTCAAAAGAATGTATTCTCAAAAAGTTGACAAAACAACAGGAATTAAATATGACCAAATTGGAAAAATAGAAGGTTTTTATACTTCGAAAGATTACCCAGAAAAGATACGAAAAATTAAATTTTTCGATTGTGAAAATAAAAAGACGTTGATCTTTTTGACAAATAATTTTGAACTATCCGCTGAAGATATCGCATTACTTTACAAACAAAGATGGCAAGTTGAATTGTTCTTTAAATGGATAAAACAACACCTAAAAGTTAAGACCTTTTGGGGAACAACAGAAAATGCTGTTCGGATCCAAATTAATGTAGCAATTATAACTTACTGTTTAGTTTCTATAATCTCGAAAGATTTAAAAATCAATCGTTCTACTTACGAAATTCTACAAATTTTATCTGCATCATTACTCGATAAAACATCTATAAATGAATTACTTATGAAATCAGATTACAATAATGTCAATGAACAAAATATTAACCAGCTGGTTTTCAGCTTATTTTAA
- a CDS encoding sulfatase, whose amino-acid sequence MKKIFLILLLAMVFHNCKAQNKSIIKVQSPPNVVFILADDLGINALNCYGNKLVESPNIDKLFSESMHFTNGYSNDPTCAPSRASIMSGQYVPRHKIYRVADRYKTDKKTLQVMPILPPENNRVKGKVGLSLEKITIAEALKDNNYATSAYGKWHLGKNDLGIAHQGFDEGYEITGHYNFETSPHQDNVDNKEYSADFITKKTIDFISQKSREGIPFFTYVPYYLVHKPLEPKPEYLEHFKQKLRNNPDVGSDEIQVLAMIKSLDDSVGQLMKALNDLGLEDDTIIVFTSDNGHYKTESDIFNQPYRGVKGETLEGGIRVPYMFKWKNKITSNSVSTEPIIHVDIYPTLLGLTKTKAPDNYILDGEDLTPILLGKTKKTKRDALIWEYTNYANYNVKSGKFASKWVNVIQVEGYKLTEDVDTNTFILYNLNTDPYETKEISGKNPEIVAKLKSRLEKWKKETGYEVPKVNSDYKKK is encoded by the coding sequence ATGAAAAAAATATTTTTAATATTGCTTTTAGCTATGGTTTTCCATAATTGCAAGGCGCAAAATAAATCAATAATAAAAGTACAAAGCCCACCCAATGTAGTTTTTATTTTGGCAGATGATTTGGGGATTAATGCTTTAAACTGCTATGGAAATAAATTAGTAGAGTCGCCAAACATAGATAAACTCTTTTCGGAAAGCATGCACTTTACCAATGGGTATTCTAACGATCCTACTTGTGCACCTTCAAGAGCTTCCATTATGTCTGGGCAATATGTGCCTAGGCATAAAATTTACAGAGTTGCTGATCGATATAAAACGGATAAGAAGACATTACAAGTCATGCCTATTTTACCTCCTGAAAACAATAGAGTAAAAGGAAAAGTAGGTTTGTCTTTGGAGAAAATTACCATTGCAGAAGCTTTAAAAGATAATAACTATGCGACTTCCGCTTATGGAAAATGGCATTTGGGCAAAAATGATTTAGGAATTGCGCATCAAGGGTTTGATGAAGGGTATGAAATTACGGGGCATTATAATTTTGAGACTTCTCCACATCAAGACAATGTAGATAATAAGGAATATTCTGCTGATTTTATTACCAAAAAAACAATTGATTTTATTAGCCAAAAATCTAGAGAAGGAATACCATTTTTTACTTATGTTCCTTATTATTTAGTCCATAAGCCGCTAGAACCAAAACCAGAATATTTGGAACATTTTAAACAAAAGTTAAGGAATAATCCTGATGTTGGAAGTGATGAAATTCAGGTATTGGCAATGATTAAAAGTTTAGATGATAGCGTTGGACAATTAATGAAAGCCCTAAACGATTTAGGTTTAGAAGATGATACCATTATTGTTTTTACTAGTGATAATGGACATTATAAAACCGAAAGTGATATTTTTAACCAACCCTATCGTGGAGTAAAAGGCGAAACACTTGAAGGAGGTATTCGTGTTCCATACATGTTTAAATGGAAAAATAAAATCACTTCAAATTCTGTTTCAACGGAACCCATTATTCATGTGGATATATATCCAACATTATTAGGATTGACTAAAACAAAAGCACCTGATAATTATATCCTAGATGGGGAAGATTTAACTCCAATTCTTTTAGGGAAAACTAAAAAAACAAAACGAGATGCTTTGATCTGGGAATATACCAATTATGCTAATTACAATGTTAAGTCTGGAAAATTTGCTTCAAAATGGGTAAATGTTATTCAAGTGGAGGGCTACAAACTCACAGAAGATGTAGATACCAATACATTCATCCTTTATAATTTAAATACAGATCCCTATGAAACTAAAGAAATCTCAGGGAAAAATCCAGAAATAGTAGCTAAATTAAAAAGTAGATTGGAAAAATGGAAAAAAGAAACTGGCTATGAAGTCCCTAAAGTCAATTCAGATTACAAAAAAAAATAA
- a CDS encoding sulfatase has product MNSFARITILLFFTTILVVGCKSKIPDINTKPNVLLLYMDDLRPELGCYGKNQIHSPNIDALAAKGIQFNNAYCNVPVCGASRASMLTSMLPTKERFLDFDSFVQKETPNAVSLPMLFKNNGYTTVSDGKVYHHLDDRMGDWDILWRPYAFDKNDTGLAPTDYWQSLWKDYQVPKNRVEYKSTNTGPAYENANVNDSVYIDGLTTNKVIRDLKKLKKSGKPFFLAAGFISPHLPFNSPQKYSVLYDRATIKQPYNNYIPKNAPKISISNWPEMRAYSNIPKQGQVSDATAIDLIHGYYATVSYVDALIGSIMKTVEELNLDKNTIVVLVSDHGYNLQEHTQWAKFTNYNTSTQVPLIIYNPKATHNGTKTNALTELVDIYPTLAELCGLKLPENQIEGKSLVPILKNPSLKGKDHILIKKGNGFTIKTADYSYTEFINAEDNGFIANMLYDHQIDKDENNNVVNDSKYREAVIQLKKILYTEYKINVEGSK; this is encoded by the coding sequence ATGAATTCATTTGCTCGCATCACTATTTTACTGTTTTTTACAACCATTCTAGTTGTAGGATGTAAATCAAAAATTCCTGATATAAATACAAAACCCAATGTTTTATTATTGTATATGGATGATTTGCGACCTGAATTAGGTTGTTATGGAAAAAACCAAATCCATTCTCCAAATATTGATGCCTTAGCGGCCAAAGGAATTCAATTTAACAATGCCTATTGTAATGTACCTGTTTGCGGCGCTTCACGTGCCAGTATGCTTACCAGTATGTTGCCCACAAAAGAACGGTTTTTAGATTTTGACAGCTTTGTGCAAAAAGAAACGCCAAATGCGGTTAGCCTGCCAATGCTTTTCAAGAATAATGGCTATACAACAGTGTCAGACGGGAAAGTATATCACCATCTGGATGACCGTATGGGAGATTGGGACATTTTATGGAGACCCTATGCTTTTGATAAAAATGATACAGGATTAGCACCTACAGATTATTGGCAATCGTTATGGAAAGATTATCAAGTTCCTAAAAACAGAGTAGAATATAAAAGTACAAATACAGGTCCTGCCTATGAAAATGCGAATGTAAATGACTCTGTTTATATTGATGGTTTGACAACTAATAAAGTCATTCGGGATCTTAAAAAACTTAAAAAATCGGGTAAGCCCTTCTTTTTAGCGGCTGGATTTATCAGTCCTCATTTGCCTTTTAATTCGCCTCAAAAGTATAGTGTTTTATACGATAGAGCAACAATTAAACAACCCTATAATAATTACATTCCTAAAAACGCTCCTAAAATTTCAATCAGCAATTGGCCAGAGATGCGTGCATATTCCAATATTCCAAAACAAGGACAAGTAAGTGACGCCACTGCGATTGATTTGATTCACGGCTATTATGCCACCGTGAGTTATGTTGATGCATTAATTGGGTCTATCATGAAAACCGTTGAGGAACTTAATTTAGATAAAAATACAATTGTCGTGTTGGTTTCAGATCATGGTTACAATTTGCAGGAACACACCCAATGGGCAAAGTTCACGAACTACAACACCTCTACTCAAGTGCCACTTATCATTTACAATCCTAAAGCAACTCATAATGGTACAAAAACAAATGCATTGACTGAGCTAGTAGATATCTATCCAACATTAGCAGAACTTTGTGGCTTAAAACTACCCGAAAACCAAATTGAAGGAAAAAGTTTGGTTCCCATTCTGAAGAATCCTTCGCTAAAAGGGAAAGACCATATTTTGATAAAAAAAGGAAATGGGTTTACGATAAAAACAGCTGATTATAGTTATACCGAATTTATAAATGCGGAGGATAATGGTTTTATTGCTAATATGTTGTATGATCACCAAATAGATAAAGACGAAAACAACAATGTTGTCAATGATTCCAAATATAGAGAAGCTGTTATTCAATTAAAAAAAATATTGTACACAGAATATAAAATTAATGTTGAAGGCTCTAAATAA
- a CDS encoding alpha-L-fucosidase codes for MKNFITIISAVFFLSLGYAQNKTKNYKAQWDFPAQDSAMYVTADQQKELYATEAEMKWFKDAKLGIFVHWGPALFETDALSWGRDGERPGAGKPANGGVPAEIYDTLYKKFNPVNFDADKWMQQVKDWGAEYIVFTAKHHDGFAFFDAKNSDYTIMNTPFGRDICKELADAAHKAGVKIFWYYSQPDWTHPDCLREKHYENYLPYMKQHVKQLFTEYGKIDGVFWDNLGTKYWQWDSYHLLKDMKKWQPGIVSNARTGFAWPLEDRGDYDTPEQSLGPVNHHRYWEACLTMTDKWLYSPKGPIKPYETVLSMLIQVAGNGGNLLLDLGPNEKGEFVAKEAEEAKKVGHWIKTYGHTIKNTRRGIYIAGDFGASTQIGNKLYIHVLEKIANNVKAEIVLPNLPIKILTSEGITNGFKSHEIKNGKLVLHFDKTEFDKNIDNIVALTLAENPSNFERIETWEANPIANTDFVVSESSFFSPNKKGDAIYNNVGNVFSEGIHLKSWWEPTKNDKEPILTVDFKSPKAIKTVLLSENMRAHCIREFYIETKDKSGNWNTSYKGKTIGEGLRIKLNGNSIYGIRLKPTKKTKSIQITAFNTYE; via the coding sequence ATGAAAAACTTTATTACCATTATTAGCGCTGTTTTTTTTCTAAGTCTAGGATATGCCCAAAACAAAACCAAAAACTATAAGGCACAGTGGGATTTTCCTGCACAGGATTCTGCGATGTATGTAACTGCAGATCAACAAAAAGAATTGTATGCAACTGAAGCAGAAATGAAATGGTTCAAAGATGCTAAATTAGGGATATTTGTACATTGGGGACCAGCTCTTTTTGAAACCGATGCTTTAAGTTGGGGAAGAGACGGAGAGCGTCCAGGAGCTGGAAAGCCAGCAAATGGAGGTGTTCCTGCTGAAATATACGACACTCTATATAAAAAATTTAATCCTGTAAATTTTGATGCTGATAAATGGATGCAACAAGTAAAAGATTGGGGAGCTGAATACATCGTTTTTACTGCTAAGCATCATGATGGATTTGCATTTTTTGATGCTAAAAATTCGGATTATACGATTATGAATACGCCTTTTGGTCGTGACATTTGTAAAGAATTAGCAGATGCAGCGCATAAAGCTGGTGTTAAGATTTTTTGGTATTATTCGCAACCCGATTGGACACACCCCGATTGTTTGCGCGAAAAACACTACGAAAATTATCTTCCTTATATGAAGCAACATGTTAAACAATTATTTACAGAATATGGTAAAATTGATGGGGTGTTTTGGGATAATTTAGGTACTAAGTATTGGCAATGGGATAGTTACCATTTACTGAAAGACATGAAAAAATGGCAACCTGGAATCGTAAGCAATGCTAGAACTGGTTTTGCTTGGCCTTTAGAGGATAGAGGGGATTATGATACACCAGAGCAAAGTTTAGGACCAGTAAATCATCACAGATACTGGGAAGCTTGTTTAACCATGACTGATAAATGGTTGTATAGTCCAAAAGGACCAATAAAACCGTATGAAACGGTATTGAGTATGTTGATTCAAGTGGCAGGAAATGGCGGGAATTTATTATTGGATTTAGGTCCAAATGAAAAAGGGGAATTTGTAGCAAAAGAAGCCGAAGAAGCGAAAAAAGTAGGACATTGGATAAAAACCTATGGGCATACGATTAAAAACACAAGACGCGGTATTTATATTGCTGGCGATTTTGGAGCATCAACCCAAATAGGAAACAAACTATATATCCATGTTTTAGAAAAGATAGCTAACAATGTAAAAGCTGAAATCGTATTGCCAAATTTACCCATTAAAATTTTAACCTCTGAGGGAATAACAAACGGATTCAAATCGCACGAAATAAAAAATGGAAAGTTAGTATTACATTTCGATAAAACGGAATTTGATAAAAATATTGATAATATCGTTGCGCTGACTTTGGCTGAAAATCCATCCAATTTTGAACGTATAGAAACATGGGAAGCGAATCCAATTGCAAATACGGATTTTGTGGTTTCAGAGTCCTCGTTTTTTAGTCCGAATAAAAAAGGGGATGCAATTTACAATAACGTTGGTAATGTGTTTAGCGAAGGAATTCATTTAAAATCGTGGTGGGAACCTACTAAAAATGATAAAGAGCCAATCTTAACAGTAGATTTCAAATCACCTAAAGCTATAAAAACTGTTTTGTTGAGCGAAAATATGCGAGCGCATTGTATTCGTGAGTTCTACATTGAGACAAAAGACAAAAGTGGTAATTGGAACACTAGCTATAAAGGTAAAACCATTGGAGAAGGTCTTCGAATTAAACTGAACGGGAATTCCATTTATGGAATTCGATTAAAACCTACAAAGAAAACAAAATCTATTCAAATTACAGCATTTAATACTTATGAATAA